The following proteins come from a genomic window of Lolium rigidum isolate FL_2022 chromosome 5, APGP_CSIRO_Lrig_0.1, whole genome shotgun sequence:
- the LOC124655578 gene encoding E3 ubiquitin-protein ligase EL5-like — MSGDSVLVGASIAMLVVLSLATFFCANRRRRAVHGSSSQRSVVNDVELGRGGCATAAAGLEEEVLAAYPTTVYSSSAATVGERSTREEAPDDETTCAVCLAEYADGDELRRLPGCHHSFHRRCVDDWLRRRPTCPLCRTPPAVSACMQTQQSDAR; from the coding sequence ATGTCCGGTGACAGCGTGCTCGTTGGCGCTTCCATAGCCATGCTCGTCGTGCTCTCCCTCGCCACCTTCTTCTGCGCCAACCGGCGGAGGAGGGCAGTGCACGGCTCGTCGTCGCAGCGGAGCGTCGTCAACGACGTGGAGCTCGGGCGCGGCGGGTGCGCGACCGCCGCCGCGGGGCTAGAGGAGGAGGTCCTGGCCGCCTATCCGACGACTGTGTACTCCTCGTCGGCTGCGACCGTCGGTGAGCGGAGTACGAGGGAGGAGGCGCCAGACGACGAGACAACGTGTGCGGTTTGTCTGGCGGAGTACGCCGACGGCGACGAGCTCCGGCGGCTACCGGGGTGTCATCACTCGTTCCACCGGCGGTGCGTCGACGACTGGCTCCGCCGACGGCCGACCTGCCCGCTCTGCCGCACGCCGCCGGCAGTGTCAGCATGCATGCAGACGCAGCAGAGTGACGCGAGATAG